From Oceanipulchritudo coccoides, the proteins below share one genomic window:
- a CDS encoding recombinase family protein: protein MRSFYHQFLIGMAVILPISASGKDSSAIDPNIIELQPFVVYSGIIDVVDGFTGKPYHESNPVVDGFREEFNDILLGYHRRILKEEYSYMLVQAKFGTEFVQELNTLAQAFGIGTIGIYRDRFLNIERQILRRLIDDPFFRIDALVVWDLDRLERTKRRPKSKYGRDIRYNEESGRWERRVTTSWKVDFSIPHKDGWRQYIDILKEQGLNLETNKGYHFINRGLTQHVLPGDFEHVRLTYPIFISSKQPAQEQVQELKEKFLENLTHIYDPFSWAWRRNQRFRAETVFMPRFRRQVKLVRFPVVDTDWFEPVIMRFLFDVAIIKVQGVDEIYQWEMLRKVPVNRNMLGYGLDLLNWNEDEDRSVPYDPKHQDGVNVNFDNPQGARFILLDAYRRYTDTFFDALQAKLATAKKKSSGKELIKEVIEEVSGLEAEAYIKKASEIQKAELEKYRFKL, encoded by the coding sequence ATGCGATCTTTTTATCACCAGTTCCTCATTGGAATGGCGGTAATCCTACCCATCAGTGCTTCAGGGAAGGATTCATCCGCGATTGATCCAAACATCATCGAGCTGCAACCCTTTGTCGTGTATTCCGGGATTATTGATGTCGTGGATGGATTTACCGGTAAGCCATACCACGAAAGCAATCCGGTCGTAGATGGATTCCGCGAGGAATTTAATGATATCCTTCTGGGATACCATCGCAGAATCTTGAAGGAAGAATATTCCTATATGCTGGTTCAGGCCAAATTCGGAACGGAGTTTGTCCAGGAACTGAACACGCTCGCGCAGGCCTTCGGAATTGGGACAATCGGCATTTACCGGGATCGCTTTCTGAATATCGAGAGACAGATTTTGCGAAGGCTTATTGACGATCCGTTTTTCCGGATTGATGCACTCGTCGTATGGGATCTGGATCGTCTCGAACGCACCAAGAGGCGGCCCAAATCAAAATACGGAAGGGATATCCGCTACAACGAGGAGTCCGGCAGATGGGAACGTCGCGTGACGACCAGTTGGAAGGTTGACTTTTCGATACCGCACAAGGACGGGTGGCGTCAATACATCGATATTCTCAAGGAACAAGGCCTCAACCTGGAGACAAACAAGGGATACCACTTCATCAACCGTGGACTGACCCAACACGTTCTTCCGGGCGACTTTGAGCACGTCAGACTGACCTATCCCATCTTTATCAGTTCAAAACAGCCCGCGCAGGAACAAGTTCAGGAGCTCAAGGAAAAATTTCTCGAAAACCTCACCCACATCTACGATCCGTTCAGTTGGGCATGGCGGCGTAACCAGCGGTTCCGGGCCGAGACCGTCTTCATGCCGCGATTCCGGCGGCAGGTGAAGTTGGTGCGGTTTCCAGTGGTCGACACCGACTGGTTTGAGCCCGTGATCATGCGTTTTCTCTTCGACGTCGCGATCATCAAGGTTCAGGGAGTCGATGAAATCTATCAATGGGAAATGTTGAGAAAGGTCCCCGTAAACAGGAATATGCTCGGATACGGGCTCGACCTCCTCAACTGGAATGAGGATGAAGATCGTTCGGTTCCCTATGACCCGAAACATCAGGATGGCGTCAATGTGAATTTCGACAACCCTCAGGGGGCCCGTTTTATCCTTCTGGACGCCTACCGGCGCTACACGGACACCTTCTTTGACGCCTTGCAGGCAAAATTGGCAACGGCTAAAAAGAAGTCCTCCGGCAAGGAACTGATCAAGGAAGTCATCGAGGAAGTCAGTGGATTGGAGGCAGAGGCCTACATCAAGAAAGCATCGGAAATCCAAAAAGCCGAATTGGAAAAATACAGGTTCAAGCTGTAA